In Parasegetibacter sp. NRK P23, the genomic stretch TAATGTTTGGGTTCGATGGTACGCCTCACCAATTGCGGCGTATGGCTGCCGTAAGTAGCGGCGGCGATTTCATAAGAGCCCGCCACTTCATTCCATTTCTGAGTACGTACAAGGTCGAACCAGCGGTGTCCTTCACCGAAGTATTCGCGGGAACGTTCCGCCAGAATGTAGTCAATGTCGATGGTACCCGGAGTGGCTGCCGTCATCGCCGCACTGTTATCCGCTACGAAAGCGGCGTTGTTCTTATTAGAGAAGGTCCACTTTCCGGCACGTGCGCGGATCACATTGATGAGCTCTCTTGCACTTTTACCTGAAACCGTGGTAGCGCCTTTTACGGCAGCTTCAGCCGCGATAAAATAAAATTCGGAGAATTTAGCGATTTTGAACGGACGGGTGCTGGTAGCATTCGGTTGTCCGAGTCCTGAACCGTTGTCCGTTCTGTAAACGCCCAGTTTCCAGAGATTGGGGAATACGATGCGGCTGATTGCACGTGGTGTAATCACAAAATCCGGACGACCGGGTATCACGCCTGCCCCTACTCCATTGGATGATTTGCCCGGGAAAGATGGGCCTGTTGGGTAAGTGATTTGAGGCGCTAGTGTTTCATCATCCAGGAAACTCAGTACGGGCTGTCCGGGTGTTACCGGCAGGTCGTTAGCATTGTACAGCACCGTGTTGGCTGTACCACCCTTTGGCCAGTTGCCCCGGTATACGGTGGCGAAAGTGCCATCATAACGGGAATCCAGTGTTTTGTCGGCGAAAGTAGTAGTGAGCGCACCAATCGTAGGGGCCATGCGGGTGTATGGACGGCCCAGTCCTTGTGCTGCTTCCCGCTGAACAGAGCTGATACCGGCACCTGTACCATCCGCGTTGGGCGCGCTTCTGATTACGGTATAGTTCCAGGTCACCATCCAGGACGCTGAGTTTCTACCGTTTCCTGCTTCACCATCGAAACAGGCCAAACAGGCGCCATTGTAAAATTCATTTTCCTGGGTATGATCAGCATAGAGAATCATCTCCTTGTTGCGGTCGTTTCCTCCGCGGTGAAGGTCATAGAAACTGGTTTCCAAACCGAAAGGACCGGGATTATCGATACCCGCAACCGCTACATTGTATGCATTTTGGAAATACCATTGTGCGTCTTTGCCATCGGGATCTGTTCTCGCCGTTTGTGGATACGTAGGTATATTATTGGGATTCTGCAGCCACCAGCCATAAGTAAGATAAGCTTTTGCCAGGTACAACCGGGCCGCTGTTTTTGTAACGCCGCCCGTTACGCGTGGACCATCAGGGAGATCATTGATCGCCTGTATCAGGTCAGGAAAAATAGCTTTGGTATATACTTCGGGCACTGTATTCCTTACAGATTTCCTGGAGGCGGAAGTGTTAAACTTCAGTTCACCCGCACCGAGATCCAATGGCACACCTCCGAACGTTTGTACCAAGAGGAAATAATCAAATGCCCTAAAAAATCTCGCCTCTGCGATCAGTGCCGCTGAAATGGTGCCTACTACTGCAGCATTCTCAATGATACCACTTGCTGTGTTGATGTTGGAGAAGGTTACCTCCCAAATAGCATCGGACCTGCTACTGGCGGAGTTGAGGTTTCCGACACCGCTCAGGTCTGCATCCCGGAAGTTGGCATCGGCGCTGGAAGCGTAAGTATATTCGTCGGTACCGGTTTCCAGTGTATTATAAAAATATGGCTGACCATAAATAAAACGAAGATGGGCATATTGCGAGGTAATACCGCCTAAAACACCTTTCTCTGTTCTGAAAAAATC encodes the following:
- a CDS encoding RagB/SusD family nutrient uptake outer membrane protein; this encodes MKHLLIKSSIIAATVALAGCSKILDEQPRSFYTPDFFRTEKGVLGGITSQYAHLRFIYGQPYFYNTLETGTDEYTYASSADANFRDADLSGVGNLNSASSRSDAIWEVTFSNINTASGIIENAAVVGTISAALIAEARFFRAFDYFLLVQTFGGVPLDLGAGELKFNTSASRKSVRNTVPEVYTKAIFPDLIQAINDLPDGPRVTGGVTKTAARLYLAKAYLTYGWWLQNPNNIPTYPQTARTDPDGKDAQWYFQNAYNVAVAGIDNPGPFGLETSFYDLHRGGNDRNKEMILYADHTQENEFYNGACLACFDGEAGNGRNSASWMVTWNYTVIRSAPNADGTGAGISSVQREAAQGLGRPYTRMAPTIGALTTTFADKTLDSRYDGTFATVYRGNWPKGGTANTVLYNANDLPVTPGQPVLSFLDDETLAPQITYPTGPSFPGKSSNGVGAGVIPGRPDFVITPRAISRIVFPNLWKLGVYRTDNGSGLGQPNATSTRPFKIAKFSEFYFIAAEAAVKGATTVSGKSARELINVIRARAGKWTFSNKNNAAFVADNSAAMTAATPGTIDIDYILAERSREYFGEGHRWFDLVRTQKWNEVAGSYEIAAATYGSHTPQLVRRTIEPKHYLRPIPIFQLDRLDMTPEEKAAYQNPGYQ